The sequence CCTTCTCCTCGATCATCTGATCCAGCACATAGTCCTTCTGCTGCTGCTCCGTCATGGCAGAGCCTTCAGGAGTTTCCTGGAACTGGTAAAGGTTGTTCAGGAACTCTGAACGCATAATGGGCTTGCCGTCTACCACGGCGGCAACGCCTTCCATCAGTACTGGAGCGGCCCAAAGGCTTGCGGCAAACAGGCAGACAAAACACACAAAATTCTTGACTTTCGTCATCACTTATCCTTCTTGGAAAACACGTCCGTCTGTGAAAAAATCGGTCGGGACATTTTCCATTCCTTTTTCAAACGTTCACGTACGGCCTTGCGGTGTTCAAGCCACGCCTGGGTTGCCACCGTCTCCGCCACCTCGTCGTAGGGCAAAACGTCGGCGGAATCCAGCTTCTGGGTCACCACAACCATCTTGAGAGCTCCCGAGCAGACCTTCATGGGCGAAAGCTTGCCCACCGTCACCTCGCGGATATCGGCTATCATGCAGGAATCCGGCGATTCGGCCAGGGAGTCAAAGGGTTCAATCTTCTTGATCAGGTAATGCGCCGCCGGCAGGGAGTCGTAGTCCAGGGACTTGTGGCCCTTGTAGTAAGTATCTGCCGAGGTCCAGTCCTTGAAGAACAGCTGGGCTCCCGAAACCAGGGTTTTGCCCCGCAGGTAATCTTCTTTGTGGGCGTTGTAGTAGTCGATACGTTCGGCATCGCTTACCACCATGGTGTCCTCGAAACTCTGCATCAGGCGGTCCACCACCATTTTGCGCACCGTCTGTTCGATTTGCATAGACAAGACCGGGTCCTGGTCAATCCCTCTCTGCTGGGCTTCCTGGAACATGGTCTCTTCGTCTATCCAGCGCTCCAAGAAAGCGAGGCGTTCCCGGTCGGTCCAGGAATCCCACTGCGGGGCCTGCTTATGGATGTCCGAAAGATAGAGTTTCGAATCCCCCACGGAAACCACCACAGGGTCGTTCTTTTCGCGCATCAAGTCACATGCCGCTACGGCGAGCAGCACCAGGGCGCAAAAAATGCGGAACAAGACTTTCATCGCCCCAAATTTAGAAAAAACAAGGATAAGTATTTGGTTCTAGGAGGTTGGTTTTAGGTTTTTTAGAGAAAAGAGCATTTTGCGCCTTGAAACAATGGTACTTACCCGCAGCGGGTCTTTTTCGTGTCGGAGCCGATGTAGTCGGGATAGTCGTTGTCGAAACAGGCGGCGCAGTAGTGCTCGCCTTCGCCGGTGCATTCCTTCATGCCTTCGACGCTCAGGTAGCCGAGGCTTTCGACGCCCAGCATCTTGGCGATTTCGTCGGGAGTCATGGAACTTGCGGCCAGTTCGCCCTGGCTCGGGAAATCCATGCCAAAGAAGCAGGGGTGCGCCACCGGAGGCGATGCGATGCGGATGTGGACCTCGAGAGCGCCCGCGTCGCGCAACATTCGGGAAAGAATCTTGAGCGTCGTGCCGCGAACGATGGAATCTTCCACCACGCACACGCGCTTGTTCTTGAGTACGCCTTCGATGGGGTTGAACTTGAGCTTGACCTTCTGCTCGCGCACGTTCTGCGTGGGGTCAATGAAGGTGCGGCCCACGTAATGGTTACGGAGAAGCCCGATTTCAAAGCGGATGCCGCTGGCTTGCGAATAACCTAACGCAGCTGTGGTGGCGCTGTCGGGCACGGAGATGACGATGTCCGCGTCTACGGGGCATTCTTTCGCCAGTTGCTTTCCCATCTTGCGGCGGATTTTGTCACAACTTTGTTCGAAAATCTTGGAATCGGGGCGACTGAAGTAGATATACTCGAAAATGCAATGGGCAAGCCTGTCCTTGTGGGTAAAGCGCTCGGAGTGCAGCCCGTTCTGGGTGATGGTCAAAAATTCGCCGGGCTGGATATCGCGCACATAGTTTGCGCCCAGCAGGTCAAAGGCGCAGGTTTCGCTCGCGACACACCAAGCCTTGCCCATGCGGGCAAGCGAAAGCGGGCGGAACCCGAAGCCGTCGCGGGCCACGAACATGGTGTCCTTGCTGATAAACACGAGGCAAAAACTGCCCGTGAATTTCGTGATGGCCTTCTTAATGGCGTCTCCCAGGGTGTCGGCCTCGGTACGGGCGATTTCGTGCAAGAGAATTTCGGAATCGGAGGTGGTCTGGAAAATGTGCCCTTCGCTTTCCATTTCGGCGCGGAGTTCGGTGGCGTTGGTGATGTTTCCGTTGTGGGCCACCGCGAGCTGCCCCCATTTGCAGCTTACCAGAATCGGCTGGGCGTTGGCGAGGGTCGATGCCCCGGTAGTGCTGTAACGCACGTGGCCAATGCCTGCAAAGCCGTCAAATTCGTCGATGTTGTGTTCCCGGAGGAGGGTGGATACAAGCCCCATGGACTTGCGGACGCGAACCTTGTCTCCGTCAGTGACTGCGAACCCGGCGCTTTCCTGACCGCGGTGCTGCAGGGCGTAAAGCCCCATGGTTATATTCCTCACGACGGTATCGCCATTGTAGATGCCG is a genomic window of Fibrobacter sp. containing:
- a CDS encoding amidophosphoribosyltransferase, whose product is MLDELHEECGVIGIYNGDTVVRNITMGLYALQHRGQESAGFAVTDGDKVRVRKSMGLVSTLLREHNIDEFDGFAGIGHVRYSTTGASTLANAQPILVSCKWGQLAVAHNGNITNATELRAEMESEGHIFQTTSDSEILLHEIARTEADTLGDAIKKAITKFTGSFCLVFISKDTMFVARDGFGFRPLSLARMGKAWCVASETCAFDLLGANYVRDIQPGEFLTITQNGLHSERFTHKDRLAHCIFEYIYFSRPDSKIFEQSCDKIRRKMGKQLAKECPVDADIVISVPDSATTAALGYSQASGIRFEIGLLRNHYVGRTFIDPTQNVREQKVKLKFNPIEGVLKNKRVCVVEDSIVRGTTLKILSRMLRDAGALEVHIRIASPPVAHPCFFGMDFPSQGELAASSMTPDEIAKMLGVESLGYLSVEGMKECTGEGEHYCAACFDNDYPDYIGSDTKKTRCG